One window of Deltaproteobacteria bacterium genomic DNA carries:
- a CDS encoding B12-binding domain-containing radical SAM protein has product MKLLLVAPRWPENSLWGQIYFRFPYLGLTTLAALTGEEWDISIIDENVTSLDSAPEADLVGITLMTPLAGRGYAIADRFREKGIPVVLGGIHPTKMEEEARSHADSIVLGEAEGVWPQVLADFKENRLRPFYRSGEHRDLADLPFPRRDLLDRKAYFFINTLQTTRGCPFDCEFCSVTSFYGRTYRIRPVQDVLDEMAGMERGFVFFVDDNIVGNPSYAKELFRALIPLRIKWFSQASLSIVRDPELLRLAGESGCKGLFIGFESLSQENLKAIGKSMNRAAEYRDAVRKIHDHGIGIQGSFIFGADEDDKSVFSDVLRFIERTHIEAALFSVLTPFPGTRIREWLRAQNRIIHNDWEKYDMNHVVFKPRKMNPEELQAGLEWAYRKLYGYSSILKRLFPFNRNALFFGIQNLGFRKAWEKVLKGET; this is encoded by the coding sequence ATGAAACTGCTTCTCGTTGCCCCCAGGTGGCCTGAAAACAGCCTCTGGGGTCAGATCTATTTCCGCTTCCCCTACCTTGGCCTGACGACCCTCGCGGCCCTGACCGGAGAGGAATGGGACATCTCCATCATCGACGAAAACGTGACATCACTGGACTCGGCCCCCGAAGCCGACCTTGTGGGCATCACCCTGATGACTCCTCTTGCAGGGAGGGGGTACGCCATTGCGGACCGTTTCAGGGAAAAAGGGATCCCCGTGGTGCTCGGGGGGATTCATCCTACCAAGATGGAGGAGGAGGCCCGATCCCATGCCGACAGCATCGTGCTCGGGGAGGCCGAAGGCGTGTGGCCTCAGGTCCTCGCCGATTTCAAGGAGAACCGCCTTCGGCCTTTTTACCGTTCCGGGGAACATCGGGATCTGGCGGACTTACCTTTCCCGCGCCGCGATCTCCTGGATCGAAAGGCCTACTTCTTCATCAACACTCTCCAAACCACCCGAGGCTGCCCCTTCGACTGCGAGTTCTGCTCCGTCACCTCGTTTTACGGCAGGACCTACCGCATCCGCCCCGTCCAGGACGTCCTGGATGAAATGGCGGGAATGGAAAGGGGTTTTGTGTTTTTCGTGGACGACAATATCGTCGGCAACCCCTCCTATGCCAAGGAACTCTTCAGGGCCCTGATCCCCCTCCGGATCAAGTGGTTCAGCCAGGCCTCCCTCAGCATCGTCCGGGATCCGGAACTCCTCCGCCTGGCCGGGGAGAGCGGTTGCAAGGGGCTCTTTATCGGCTTTGAATCCCTTTCCCAGGAAAACCTGAAAGCGATCGGGAAATCCATGAACCGGGCGGCGGAGTACAGGGACGCCGTCCGAAAAATCCACGACCATGGGATCGGAATCCAGGGATCCTTCATTTTCGGGGCCGACGAGGACGACAAATCTGTTTTTTCCGATGTCCTTCGATTTATAGAGAGAACCCACATCGAGGCCGCCCTCTTCTCGGTTCTCACCCCTTTTCCGGGGACCCGCATCCGGGAGTGGTTGAGGGCCCAAAACCGTATCATTCACAATGATTGGGAGAAGTACGACATGAACCACGTGGTCTTCAAGCCCAGGAAAATGAACCCTGAAGAACTCCAGGCCGGGCTTGAATGGGCCTACCGGAAACTCTACGGTTATTCTTCCATCCTGAAGAGACTCTTTCCCTT